A section of the Solitalea canadensis DSM 3403 genome encodes:
- the dnaA gene encoding chromosomal replication initiator protein DnaA, whose protein sequence is MDRTCHSVWENCLKIIKDNVPAQSFKTWFEPIKALKLDTNVLTIQVPSVFFYEWLEEHYVSLLRKTIKHQLGSDGRLEYNIVMDKSSGSKNPYTVNYPTNNNGELKNQPVPMPVNINESIKNPFVIPGLKKLNIDPQLNAKYSFDNFVEGECNRLARSAGFAVAQKPGGTSFNPLFIYGGAGLGKTHLAQAIGSSVKTMYPDKLVLYVQAEKFGQQFVDSLKNNTINDFVNFYQLIDVLVVDDVQFFSGKEKMQDIFFTIFNHLHTSGKQIIMTCDKAPKDLVGLEERLLSRFKWGLSADLQVPDIETRVSILQMKMKADGIQLPQDVIEYVAHNIDNNIRELEGALISLLAHSTLNRKEIDLPLAKQMLKNFIKHSTKEISMEYIQKFVCEYFEIPLEMVKSKTRKREIVQARQISMYLAKNHTKASLKTIGQFYGGRDHSTVIYACQTVEDLIDTDKKFKNWVQDIQKKLKMS, encoded by the coding sequence ATGGATAGAACTTGTCATTCTGTGTGGGAGAACTGTCTCAAAATTATTAAGGACAACGTACCGGCCCAAAGTTTTAAAACCTGGTTCGAGCCAATAAAGGCTTTGAAATTGGATACTAACGTTCTCACCATACAAGTGCCTAGTGTTTTCTTCTACGAATGGTTAGAAGAACATTACGTTTCATTGTTACGTAAAACAATTAAACACCAGCTTGGTTCTGATGGCCGACTGGAATATAATATCGTGATGGATAAATCGTCGGGATCAAAAAATCCTTATACGGTTAATTATCCGACAAACAATAATGGTGAATTAAAGAACCAACCGGTTCCAATGCCTGTAAATATTAATGAATCGATCAAAAATCCTTTTGTTATCCCAGGCTTAAAGAAATTAAATATTGACCCTCAACTTAACGCAAAATATTCATTCGATAATTTTGTTGAAGGTGAGTGCAATCGATTGGCGCGTTCAGCTGGTTTTGCAGTAGCTCAAAAACCGGGAGGAACTTCTTTTAACCCTTTATTTATATACGGTGGAGCTGGTTTAGGAAAAACACACTTAGCACAGGCTATCGGTTCATCGGTTAAAACGATGTACCCAGATAAACTGGTGCTGTATGTGCAGGCTGAAAAATTTGGTCAACAGTTTGTTGATTCACTGAAGAATAATACAATCAATGATTTTGTTAACTTTTATCAATTGATTGATGTATTGGTTGTCGATGATGTTCAGTTTTTCTCTGGTAAAGAGAAAATGCAAGATATTTTCTTCACCATCTTTAATCACCTACATACAAGTGGTAAGCAAATTATCATGACTTGTGATAAAGCGCCTAAGGATTTAGTTGGGTTAGAAGAACGCTTACTTTCACGATTTAAATGGGGGTTATCAGCAGATTTACAAGTTCCGGATATCGAAACCCGTGTTTCAATTCTTCAAATGAAGATGAAGGCTGACGGTATTCAACTTCCTCAGGATGTAATCGAATACGTGGCTCACAACATTGATAATAATATTCGTGAGTTAGAAGGGGCCTTGATTTCGTTATTGGCACACTCAACATTGAACCGTAAGGAAATAGACCTTCCTTTAGCTAAGCAAATGCTTAAAAACTTTATTAAGCATTCTACCAAAGAAATTTCAATGGAGTATATTCAAAAATTTGTTTGTGAGTATTTTGAAATTCCATTGGAGATGGTGAAATCAAAAACCCGCAAGCGTGAGATTGTGCAGGCTCGTCAGATATCGATGTACCTCGCAAAAAACCACACCAAAGCGTCATTAAAAACAATCGGTCAGTTTTATGGAGGCCGTGATCACTCAACAGTTATTTATGCTTGCCAGACTGTAGAGGATTTGATTGACACAGATAAGAAATTTAAAAACTGGGTGCAAGACATTCAGAAAAAGCTCAAAATGAGCTAA
- a CDS encoding TPM domain-containing protein, with translation MNKLKSLLLFSFLLLAGIVSGQDIPDAPNPPRLVNDYTNTLSGSQKEQLEQKLKAYNDSTSNQIAVVIIPSLNGYEASDYAIKLGQKWGVGQKEKRNGVVFLVSMNDRKVFIAVGYGLEGAIPDAYAKRITSTIVKPEFKAGNYFKGIDDGTDALIKLASGEYTVGPNDVISKKQGKGSGIWIIFLVIGVVIIFSLLRRRSYQHIAGRGSHSDLPFWMLMSMLGNSGNRGSDNDWGDFNGGGGDFGGFGGGDFGGGGAGDSW, from the coding sequence ATGAATAAATTAAAATCTCTATTATTATTTAGCTTTCTTCTACTTGCAGGAATAGTATCAGGTCAGGATATTCCGGATGCTCCTAATCCTCCAAGGCTTGTGAACGATTATACCAATACATTATCTGGTAGTCAAAAAGAGCAACTGGAACAAAAACTAAAAGCTTACAATGACTCAACTTCCAATCAAATCGCGGTTGTTATCATACCATCTCTGAATGGTTATGAAGCTTCTGATTATGCAATTAAGTTAGGACAAAAGTGGGGTGTTGGACAAAAAGAAAAAAGAAACGGGGTAGTATTCCTTGTTTCAATGAATGATCGAAAGGTATTTATCGCTGTTGGTTATGGTTTAGAGGGTGCTATTCCGGATGCTTATGCCAAACGGATTACCTCTACCATTGTTAAACCTGAGTTTAAAGCCGGGAATTACTTCAAAGGAATTGATGACGGAACGGATGCGCTAATAAAGTTGGCTTCCGGAGAATATACCGTGGGCCCTAATGATGTAATATCGAAGAAACAGGGAAAAGGTTCGGGCATCTGGATCATATTCTTGGTTATTGGTGTTGTTATTATTTTTTCTTTGTTGCGCAGGAGAAGCTATCAGCATATTGCAGGCAGAGGCAGTCATTCTGACTTGCCGTTCTGGATGTTAATGTCGATGCTTGGTAATAGCGGAAACAGAGGCAGTGACAATGACTGGGGAGATTTTAACGGCGGAGGAGGAGACTTCGGTGGTTTTGGCGGTGGAGATTTTGGTGGAGGTGGAGCCGGAGATAGCTGGTAA
- a CDS encoding TPM domain-containing protein, whose translation MPLLEEDNRKLIKEAIKRAESITSGEIRVCAEKYCAGEVLDRAAYYFKHLEMHKTSQRNGVLIYIATEDHKFAIIGDAGINARVGDGFWHETKNIMLQHFKSGHLTQGLIEGINKAGEALAKFFPPTDKDNNELSDDIYFGNE comes from the coding sequence ATGCCTCTACTAGAAGAAGATAACCGAAAACTTATAAAAGAAGCTATCAAACGGGCTGAATCGATCACTTCGGGAGAGATTCGCGTTTGTGCTGAAAAATATTGTGCCGGAGAAGTATTGGATCGTGCAGCTTACTACTTTAAGCATCTTGAAATGCACAAAACCAGTCAGCGAAACGGTGTCCTGATCTACATTGCAACAGAAGACCATAAGTTTGCCATCATTGGCGATGCAGGAATTAATGCACGTGTTGGAGATGGCTTTTGGCATGAAACAAAAAATATCATGCTACAGCATTTTAAATCAGGGCATCTTACACAAGGCCTTATTGAAGGTATTAACAAAGCAGGTGAAGCTTTGGCAAAGTTTTTCCCGCCAACAGATAAAGACAACAATGAACTTTCTGATGATATCTATTTCGGCAATGAATAA
- a CDS encoding LemA family protein: protein MKKIVLGVIAILVIIFVVGGCNGYNKMVTLDQDVKQQWGQVENVYQRRSDLIPNLVNTVKGYANFEKETLTQVIEARSKATAVNVDASKLTPETFQKFQQAQDGLSSALSRLMVVVEKYPDLKANQNFLELQAQLEGTENRIAVERNKFNEVTGNYNKQIKSFPSIIFAGIFGFTEKSYFQATPGSEKAPTVQF, encoded by the coding sequence ATGAAAAAAATCGTCTTAGGCGTTATCGCCATTTTAGTGATCATTTTTGTAGTGGGCGGATGTAACGGTTACAATAAAATGGTTACACTTGACCAAGATGTTAAACAACAATGGGGACAGGTAGAAAACGTTTATCAACGTCGATCAGATCTGATTCCAAACTTGGTTAACACTGTTAAGGGTTATGCAAATTTTGAAAAAGAAACTTTAACCCAAGTTATTGAAGCTCGTTCAAAAGCAACTGCTGTAAATGTTGATGCAAGTAAGTTGACGCCTGAAACATTTCAGAAGTTTCAACAGGCACAGGATGGATTAAGTTCTGCTTTAAGCCGTTTGATGGTTGTAGTAGAGAAATATCCGGACCTGAAAGCCAATCAAAACTTTTTGGAATTACAGGCACAGCTTGAAGGAACCGAAAACCGAATTGCCGTTGAACGTAATAAGTTCAATGAAGTAACAGGAAACTATAATAAACAAATAAAAAGTTTTCCAAGCATCATTTTCGCCGGAATATTCGGGTTTACTGAAAAATCTTACTTCCAAGCAACTCCAGGCAGCGAAAAAGCACCAACTGTACAGTTTTAA
- a CDS encoding NAD(P)/FAD-dependent oxidoreductase: MIKELELTILPDFIENNEKIRTQIADELRISSKRISGFVIEKRSIDARSKITVYRVKLHCYIDEPTPAPLVYNHNYKNIQDAKPVIIVGAGPAGLFAALRLIELGLKPIVIERGKDVKARRRDLAAINKEGIINAESNYCFGEGGAGTYSDGKLYTRSTKRGDVNKVLETFVSHGASDDILVDARPHIGTNKLPHIITAMRESILNAGGEIHFDTKLLDIDIEFNKVSGITTNKGNFKGDNIILATGHSARDIFYLLHEKNILIEAKPFALGVRIEHPQSLIDKAQYRCDIRHENLPPAYYSLVEQVNGRGAFSFCMCPGGIIAPCATDQNEIVVNGWSPSKRNNPYANSGTVVQVNLSDINNVENDPLAALRFQQEIEQKAFGAGGGFLKAPAQRMVDFVNKKISKDLPECSYLPGIVSSDLYSVLPDFVAQSLKNALPLFDKKMRGYFTNEAVLVGVESRTSSPVRIPRDKISLEHPQIKGLYPCAEGAGYAGGIVSAAIDGIKCAEAIASQ; encoded by the coding sequence ATGATAAAAGAATTAGAACTGACAATTCTGCCGGATTTTATTGAGAACAATGAAAAGATCCGAACGCAGATCGCTGATGAATTAAGAATTTCTTCTAAAAGAATTTCGGGATTTGTAATCGAAAAACGATCGATTGATGCCCGATCGAAAATAACTGTATACCGTGTTAAGCTACATTGTTATATAGATGAGCCCACTCCTGCTCCTTTAGTTTACAACCACAATTATAAAAATATACAGGATGCTAAACCAGTAATTATTGTAGGAGCTGGTCCGGCAGGACTATTTGCTGCCCTTCGTTTAATTGAGTTGGGTTTAAAGCCAATTGTAATCGAACGTGGTAAAGATGTAAAAGCTCGTCGAAGGGATTTAGCAGCAATTAATAAAGAAGGGATAATTAATGCAGAAAGTAATTATTGTTTTGGAGAGGGTGGTGCCGGAACCTATTCTGATGGTAAGTTATATACACGTTCCACAAAAAGAGGAGATGTAAATAAAGTATTGGAGACTTTCGTGTCTCATGGAGCCTCTGATGATATCTTGGTAGATGCCCGTCCGCATATTGGTACGAATAAACTGCCTCATATTATTACCGCAATGCGCGAAAGTATATTAAATGCAGGAGGTGAAATACATTTTGATACTAAATTACTTGATATAGATATTGAATTTAATAAGGTATCTGGCATAACGACTAACAAAGGGAATTTCAAGGGTGATAATATCATATTGGCAACAGGGCATTCTGCTCGTGATATTTTTTACCTGCTTCATGAAAAGAACATCTTAATAGAAGCCAAACCTTTTGCATTAGGCGTTCGGATTGAGCATCCACAATCATTAATTGATAAAGCCCAATATCGATGTGACATTAGGCACGAAAATCTACCACCTGCTTATTATAGTTTGGTAGAACAGGTGAATGGCAGAGGTGCTTTCTCATTTTGTATGTGTCCAGGTGGAATTATAGCGCCATGTGCCACCGATCAAAATGAAATAGTTGTTAATGGTTGGTCTCCATCTAAACGTAATAATCCATATGCAAACTCTGGTACTGTGGTGCAAGTAAATCTAAGTGACATTAACAATGTCGAAAACGATCCTTTGGCCGCGTTACGTTTTCAGCAGGAAATAGAACAAAAAGCTTTTGGTGCAGGAGGAGGTTTCTTAAAAGCGCCTGCTCAACGTATGGTTGATTTTGTTAATAAAAAAATCTCTAAGGATTTACCTGAATGTTCCTATCTTCCAGGAATTGTAAGTTCAGATCTTTATAGTGTATTACCTGATTTTGTAGCTCAAAGTCTGAAAAATGCTTTACCGCTCTTTGATAAGAAAATGCGTGGCTATTTTACGAATGAAGCAGTGTTGGTAGGTGTCGAATCTCGCACGTCCTCACCCGTTCGTATACCCAGAGATAAGATCTCATTGGAGCATCCGCAAATAAAAGGTTTATATCCTTGTGCCGAAGGTGCTGGCTATGCTGGAGGTATAGTTTCTGCGGCGATAGACGGTATAAAATGTGCCGAAGCGATTGCAAGTCAATAG
- a CDS encoding DinB family protein has translation MFRKQTLIEELNAAISGDPWHGSSLYDLLNNITWQSAIAHPIKNAHSIAELVLHIIAWTEEVTSRLNGTPPGMPQRGDWPDPDVQDETNWQFIMEQLFNANEALVQKLETIPESFLLNTIGSDRDAPLGTGITYEAMLHGLAQHHAYHGGQIALLSKFF, from the coding sequence ATGTTTAGAAAGCAGACATTAATTGAAGAGTTAAATGCAGCTATAAGTGGAGATCCCTGGCACGGGTCTTCTCTTTACGATTTATTAAATAATATTACCTGGCAATCTGCAATTGCCCATCCCATTAAAAATGCTCATTCGATTGCTGAATTGGTTTTGCATATCATTGCATGGACAGAAGAGGTGACAAGTCGATTAAATGGTACTCCTCCCGGAATGCCACAAAGAGGAGACTGGCCCGACCCAGATGTTCAGGATGAAACAAATTGGCAGTTTATAATGGAACAATTGTTTAATGCGAATGAGGCTCTTGTTCAAAAACTGGAAACTATTCCTGAATCTTTTTTGTTAAATACGATAGGTTCCGATAGAGATGCTCCATTGGGAACAGGTATAACTTATGAAGCGATGCTTCATGGATTAGCCCAACACCATGCTTATCATGGCGGGCAGATTGCTCTTCTTTCAAAATTCTTTTAA
- a CDS encoding CoA-binding protein encodes MSSKKTLVIGASPNPERYSFKAITRLVQHNHPVVAVGLREGVVAGISIEPLGEVYSDIDTISLYVGPAHQSVYYDYILSTHPRRLIFNPGTENPELQHLLEQAGIEYEEACTLVLLSIGQF; translated from the coding sequence ATGTCCTCAAAAAAAACGTTAGTTATAGGAGCTTCTCCTAATCCCGAAAGATATTCGTTTAAAGCAATTACTAGATTGGTACAGCACAATCATCCAGTTGTGGCAGTAGGCTTACGTGAAGGTGTTGTTGCTGGAATAAGTATTGAACCTCTCGGCGAAGTGTATTCAGATATTGATACAATCAGTTTATATGTAGGTCCTGCTCATCAATCCGTATATTATGACTATATATTAAGCACTCACCCCAGACGCTTAATATTTAACCCAGGAACAGAAAACCCGGAATTACAACATTTATTAGAGCAAGCCGGTATCGAATACGAAGAAGCCTGCACCTTGGTATTACTTTCTATAGGGCAATTCTAA
- a CDS encoding acyl-ACP desaturase: MNISLSRFEVMKHIEKYIQEAYDEFLTPVDKIWQPADLLPDASSENFFEEVKELQDSARELSYDLVAVLIGDTITEEALPTYESWLAGIEHVSQDRNGPWSKWVRAWTAEENRHGDVLNRYLYLSGRVDMRKMEISTQYLIADGFDIGTDKDPYRNFIYTSFQETATNISHRRVAQLAKKEGDTLMAKLCGHVAADEARHAKAYKAFVARILEVDPNEMLLAFEDMMRKKIVMPAHFLREMGLKIGQTFGHFTDAAQRLGVYTALDYTDILKDLNVEWKIADLNGLNEAGEKARDYLMALPDRLNRVAERMKNPTLEYKFSWINA; the protein is encoded by the coding sequence ATGAATATATCGTTGTCGCGTTTTGAGGTAATGAAACATATTGAAAAATATATTCAGGAGGCTTATGATGAGTTTCTTACCCCAGTAGATAAAATTTGGCAACCTGCAGATTTACTGCCGGATGCCAGTTCTGAGAATTTCTTTGAGGAAGTAAAAGAATTACAAGATAGTGCACGTGAATTATCGTATGACCTTGTTGCTGTTTTGATCGGTGATACCATAACAGAGGAGGCATTACCTACTTATGAATCATGGTTGGCAGGAATTGAGCATGTGTCTCAGGACCGTAACGGCCCTTGGAGTAAATGGGTAAGGGCTTGGACTGCAGAAGAGAATAGACATGGTGATGTTTTAAATCGTTATTTATATTTATCAGGACGAGTTGATATGCGTAAAATGGAGATATCTACTCAATACCTGATTGCTGATGGATTTGACATTGGAACGGATAAAGATCCGTATCGTAATTTTATTTATACCAGTTTCCAGGAAACGGCAACTAATATTTCTCACCGTCGCGTTGCTCAGTTAGCAAAGAAAGAGGGAGATACATTGATGGCAAAACTATGTGGCCATGTTGCAGCAGATGAAGCTCGTCATGCAAAAGCGTATAAAGCATTTGTTGCTAGAATTTTAGAAGTTGATCCTAATGAAATGTTATTGGCTTTTGAAGATATGATGCGCAAAAAGATTGTAATGCCTGCTCACTTCTTAAGAGAAATGGGTCTTAAAATCGGTCAGACCTTCGGACACTTTACAGATGCGGCTCAACGTTTAGGTGTTTACACTGCTTTGGATTATACAGACATTCTTAAAGATCTGAATGTTGAATGGAAAATTGCAGATTTAAATGGATTAAATGAAGCAGGAGAGAAAGCTCGTGATTATTTAATGGCATTGCCAGACAGATTGAATCGTGTTGCAGAACGAATGAAAAACCCAACATTGGAATATAAGTTTTCATGGATTAATGCATAA
- a CDS encoding mechanosensitive ion channel family protein, giving the protein MPTKFISTLLLLFFTFSGSVFSQKADSTASPIILKGDTLFYIYNGFEGVSIRERATIINERINNLSNVVDFNSDSLKLDESNNISRITYKNQLLLMVSDADAQKVGSKRIQLATQYYETLKSAFNDSSFQGSLTNLGVQILEVFGVIFILGALIYFTNKLFRFLKHRLLALFEEKLETIRIRKGISVSYTKRILPLISGFLNAIRLLLIIILIYLALPVLFSIFPWTEPIADRLIGYVLTPLRNVLSALIKYIPNLLTIIVIYLITRYFIKIVRFFAEEIAAGTLKINQFYPDWAMPTYNIIRFLMYAFMFVVIFPYLPGSDTKIFQGVTVFLGVLFSLGSSSAIANIVSGVVLTYMRPFKIGDRVKIGDAMGDVIEKNLLVTRVRTIKNEDITVPNSTILSNYSINYSSSAKDIGLILHTTITLTYDTPWHQINKLMINAAIKTTNILQSPEPFVLQTALNDFYVSYEINAYTNAPQQMAVTYSELHKNLQDVFNEAGLEIMSPHVFAVRDGNSIQIPDSYKPEGYKKPGITIEGKI; this is encoded by the coding sequence ATGCCTACAAAATTCATATCAACCCTACTATTATTATTTTTTACATTTTCCGGATCTGTATTCTCGCAAAAAGCTGATAGTACAGCCTCTCCAATAATATTAAAAGGAGATACACTCTTCTATATATATAATGGATTTGAAGGTGTTAGTATTCGTGAACGTGCAACAATTATTAATGAGCGGATTAATAATCTAAGTAATGTAGTTGATTTCAACTCAGATTCTTTAAAACTCGATGAAAGCAACAACATCTCTCGCATTACCTATAAGAATCAATTATTATTAATGGTAAGTGATGCGGACGCCCAAAAAGTGGGAAGTAAGAGAATTCAATTAGCTACACAGTATTACGAAACCCTTAAATCAGCCTTTAATGACTCTTCATTCCAGGGAAGTCTAACAAATTTGGGGGTTCAGATACTGGAAGTTTTTGGTGTAATATTCATTTTAGGAGCACTTATCTACTTTACAAATAAACTCTTCAGGTTCTTAAAACACCGATTGTTAGCTCTTTTTGAAGAAAAATTAGAAACCATAAGAATTAGAAAAGGAATTTCAGTAAGCTATACGAAACGTATTCTTCCTTTAATATCAGGATTTCTTAATGCAATACGACTATTACTGATTATCATTTTAATCTATCTCGCACTTCCTGTCTTATTCAGTATTTTTCCATGGACAGAACCTATTGCTGATCGATTAATAGGTTATGTTTTAACTCCGCTACGCAATGTGCTTTCTGCCCTAATAAAATACATACCTAACTTGTTAACCATAATAGTAATTTACCTCATTACAAGGTACTTTATTAAAATAGTAAGATTCTTTGCAGAAGAAATAGCGGCAGGAACGTTGAAAATTAACCAATTCTATCCGGATTGGGCAATGCCTACCTATAACATTATTCGTTTTTTAATGTATGCATTTATGTTTGTAGTGATCTTTCCATATCTGCCAGGCTCAGACACTAAAATATTTCAAGGAGTTACGGTTTTTTTAGGTGTTTTATTTTCACTTGGCTCTTCCTCTGCCATAGCCAATATAGTTTCTGGGGTGGTATTAACTTATATGAGACCTTTCAAAATAGGAGATCGAGTTAAAATAGGAGATGCAATGGGCGATGTAATTGAAAAAAATTTATTGGTTACTAGAGTCCGGACAATCAAAAATGAAGATATCACGGTACCAAACTCCACTATCTTATCTAACTATTCAATAAATTATTCTTCATCAGCAAAAGATATAGGTCTTATTTTGCATACGACCATTACATTAACATACGATACACCTTGGCATCAAATTAACAAATTGATGATTAATGCTGCGATAAAAACGACAAATATCCTCCAATCACCTGAACCATTTGTATTACAAACGGCATTAAATGATTTTTATGTTAGTTATGAGATCAATGCTTATACAAATGCCCCTCAACAAATGGCCGTTACCTATTCTGAATTACACAAAAACTTACAGGATGTTTTTAACGAAGCAGGTTTGGAAATTATGTCTCCACATGTATTCGCTGTTCGCGATGGAAACTCTATACAAATCCCGGACTCCTACAAACCAGAAGGATATAAAAAACCGGGCATTACGATTGAAGGAAAAATTTGA
- a CDS encoding ammonium transporter: MNTFTLNRLIPFAVLALAAIVAMFIPSLPNFSDTSKYNGADIAWVAVGASLVFLMTPGLSFFYGGMVNRKNVISTMIKSFVATGIISLLWVVVGFGLSFGPSIGGFIGNPSSHFFFKDVNSPAPWSLAPTIPLLLFALFQMKFAIITPALVVGAVAERIRFTSYLVFIVLFGLLIYAPIAHWTWHPDGLLFKMGVLDFAGGTVVHISAGCAALAGAIVLKKRKSKEVQPANIPYVVLGTGLLWFGWFGFNAGSALGANDLAVSAFATTNTASAVAGLSWMLFDYARGKKPTVLGFCIGAVVGLVAITPAAGYVAIPQSAFIGFIAAIISNVAVYWKEKSGIDDTLDVFPCHGLGGMVGMVLTGVFATKNVNPAGGIGLWYGESALFISQLKGLAIVVAYSFTVSLVIFKVLDLLNPIRVSQKEEERGLDETQHGEKYVQGTLLVDHNGSLLEKDPVEPLAI, from the coding sequence ATGAACACCTTTACATTGAATCGGTTAATTCCATTTGCAGTTTTAGCTCTAGCGGCTATAGTTGCAATGTTTATCCCCTCTCTTCCAAACTTTTCAGATACTTCCAAGTACAATGGAGCTGATATTGCTTGGGTTGCTGTTGGTGCTTCCCTAGTATTTTTAATGACTCCGGGCCTATCTTTCTTTTATGGGGGTATGGTAAATCGCAAGAATGTAATTAGTACGATGATTAAAAGCTTCGTTGCGACCGGAATTATTAGTTTACTATGGGTTGTTGTTGGATTCGGATTGTCTTTCGGTCCTTCGATTGGTGGGTTTATTGGGAACCCATCATCACATTTCTTTTTTAAAGATGTGAACAGCCCCGCACCATGGAGTTTAGCGCCAACTATTCCACTGTTACTATTTGCCCTGTTTCAGATGAAATTCGCAATTATTACACCTGCATTGGTAGTAGGTGCTGTCGCTGAAAGAATACGCTTTACTTCTTACCTTGTATTCATTGTCTTGTTCGGTCTACTGATTTATGCTCCGATTGCACATTGGACATGGCATCCAGATGGCTTATTATTTAAAATGGGAGTGTTGGATTTTGCAGGAGGAACGGTGGTACATATTTCTGCTGGATGTGCTGCATTAGCCGGTGCAATCGTTTTAAAGAAAAGAAAATCAAAGGAGGTACAACCTGCCAATATTCCATATGTAGTATTAGGAACGGGTTTACTATGGTTCGGCTGGTTTGGTTTTAATGCTGGTTCTGCGTTAGGAGCTAATGACCTTGCTGTTTCTGCTTTTGCTACTACCAACACAGCTTCAGCTGTTGCAGGTTTATCGTGGATGTTGTTTGATTATGCACGAGGTAAAAAACCAACCGTTTTAGGTTTTTGTATTGGAGCTGTTGTGGGTTTAGTTGCTATTACACCGGCTGCCGGATATGTGGCAATTCCTCAAAGCGCTTTCATTGGATTTATCGCTGCTATTATATCAAATGTGGCTGTTTATTGGAAAGAAAAATCTGGTATTGATGATACGTTAGATGTGTTCCCTTGTCATGGTTTGGGAGGTATGGTAGGTATGGTATTAACAGGTGTTTTCGCTACTAAAAATGTAAATCCTGCTGGAGGGATCGGACTTTGGTATGGTGAGTCTGCATTGTTTATTTCTCAGTTAAAAGGATTGGCTATCGTTGTTGCATATAGTTTTACGGTTTCATTAGTAATTTTTAAAGTGCTTGATCTTCTAAATCCAATCAGAGTTTCTCAAAAAGAAGAAGAACGAGGTTTAGATGAAACCCAGCATGGAGAAAAATACGTACAAGGTACGCTACTGGTTGATCATAATGGATCTCTGCTAGAAAAGGATCCTGTTGAGCCTCTTGCTATTTAA
- a CDS encoding outer membrane beta-barrel protein — translation MIRNFYAIAIAWAGIVPAMAQTTAPEDEEKKPFFKFSGSADVYIKYDMQKNPSNTYTSFTNTHNSFELGMISARVEHQGKKVSLVGDIGFGSRVEQFTYNDSKSNVMIKQLYLSYAPADWVKFSMGSWATHIGYELVDPYLNRNYSMSYMFSYGPFFHTGLKAEFAFGQHGFMVGITDPADLKSAMELQGKKYKYFIGQYSYGTKDGNFKSYLNVFAGKRNTDTANVSQVDLVLTQKINNKFSLGANASYNNSNYPQSIAIDKSKKWWGAALYVNYDAPKTWGLTWRTEYFDDKEKLNVYQSSLSNTGGNVWANTLTCNLKVSSLTIMPEVRYEIASQDIYFDLDGNSFKHDLSVLLSAIYQF, via the coding sequence ATGATACGAAATTTTTACGCTATTGCCATAGCTTGGGCTGGCATTGTTCCAGCAATGGCGCAAACTACCGCACCCGAAGACGAAGAAAAAAAGCCTTTTTTTAAATTTTCAGGTTCTGCAGATGTTTATATTAAATATGATATGCAGAAGAACCCATCAAATACCTATACAAGTTTTACGAATACTCATAATTCTTTTGAATTGGGTATGATTTCAGCGAGGGTAGAACATCAAGGAAAAAAAGTGAGTTTAGTTGGCGATATTGGATTTGGTTCAAGGGTTGAGCAATTTACTTATAACGACAGCAAAAGTAATGTGATGATCAAGCAGCTTTACTTAAGTTATGCGCCTGCCGACTGGGTTAAATTTTCAATGGGTAGCTGGGCTACACATATTGGTTATGAATTAGTTGATCCTTACCTGAATCGCAACTATAGTATGTCATATATGTTTTCATATGGGCCATTTTTTCATACCGGTTTAAAAGCTGAGTTTGCTTTTGGGCAGCACGGTTTTATGGTCGGTATTACGGATCCGGCGGATTTAAAATCTGCAATGGAGTTACAGGGGAAAAAATACAAGTATTTTATTGGACAGTATAGTTACGGAACCAAGGATGGTAACTTTAAATCCTACTTGAATGTATTTGCCGGCAAAAGGAATACTGATACTGCAAATGTATCACAGGTAGACCTGGTTTTAACTCAAAAGATTAATAATAAATTCTCTTTAGGAGCTAATGCCAGCTACAATAATTCTAATTATCCTCAAAGTATTGCAATTGATAAGTCAAAAAAATGGTGGGGTGCAGCTTTGTATGTTAATTATGATGCGCCAAAAACCTGGGGCCTTACCTGGAGAACCGAATATTTTGATGATAAAGAGAAACTGAATGTTTACCAATCATCATTATCGAATACAGGTGGAAATGTTTGGGCAAATACACTTACATGTAATCTAAAGGTGAGTTCATTAACAATTATGCCGGAAGTTAGGTATGAGATTGCAAGTCAAGATATTTATTTTGATCTGGATGGGAATAGTTTCAAGCATGACTTAAGCGTTCTATTGTCTGCTATCTATCAGTTTTAA